AATTAATTTTGCTTTTTACGAAAAATTTGGCTCTAAAGGATTTCAGTACATTTCACAGACAAAAAAAATGATTCCTTCCGATACTCTTGTAATAGCTGATGCAAAAAGAGGTGATATTGGCAATACCGCAAAAATGTATGCGCAATCAATATATGATGAGTTAAATTTTGATGCTGTTACTCTCAACCCTTATATGGGATACGATTCTGTTCAACCTTTTTTAGAGTATACAGAAAAATTAAATTTTATTTTAGCCTTAACTTCTAACAAGAGTGCCGCAGATTTCGAAAAATTAAAATTAGCTGATGGCAGTTTTTTGTATCAACAAGTAATTAATAAAATAAAAGAATGGAATAAAAAAGGAAACTGTGGAATTGTGTACGGTGCTACAAATAAAGACGACTTAGTGAATGATATATTGCTGTTTGACGATTTACCAGTTTTATTACCTGGGATAGGAGCGCAAGGTGGCAATTTAGAGGACGTAGTAAGGCTTTTTATCACCAATAACAAAAGAAATTTTATTGTAAATATTAGCAGGGCGTTAATTTACTTAGACGACTCATCTGAGTTCGGGGACAAGATAAATAGATACATGACTTATCTAAATGAAAAAATTTTACAAATAACAAACGAAAATTAATAGCATTTGCTGTTGTAATATATTAATTTCAGAGTAGGTTAAAAATTTCACTTAAATTTTACTCTGTTTGATACTAAGTCCAAACAGAAGAAGCAGTGGAAAGATAATGCACCCTTCAATTAAGCTTTACGAAAAACAACTCTATGAAATTTGGGAAAATCAAAGCTATACAAAATCACTTCATACAGTCTCCGGCGAAGAAGTTCATGTTCTCGATGTTGGCGTTAGAAATGAAGACATTAGCGGGCCTGATTATCGTAATGCTCGTATTCGAATCGGCAATTTAACTTTTGTTGGAGATATTGAAATCGATCGAGATTATGCGGATTGGAAGGTGCATGGGCATAATATTGACGCCAAATACACAAAAGTAATCTTACATGCAACCTTAAGTAACAAAAATAAACACCCTTATGTATATTCAAGGGATGGGAGGAAAATACCTACAGTTTGTATGGCTGAATTTCTTCCTGAGGATGTAGTAGAAAAAATATTAGCATCAACAAAAGAAAATAGTAATAAGAATTCCCAAGAATTAAAATGCCAGCATATTAATGAGATAATAAGTAAAGAAGAAAAGGAAAAATTTCTTTCTAAGCTTGGAATGGAAAGGTTTAATAAGAAGTGCAAAAGAATTTACAATCGATTGAAAGAATTGACATTTATACATGAACTGAAAATAAAGGAGCCTGTGATTTCTTATGAACTTACTCCTAAGTTCTATCAGAGGAATTTTAATCATAACGATTTTACAAATAAAGAAATTTGGCAGCAGTTGTTGTATGAGCTAATTTTTGAAGCGCTAGGTTATTCTAAAAATAAGTCAGTTATGATGCAGCTTGCTCAGCATACTAAAATTGACTATCTCACAAAAATTGAACAAGATGGACTTTTAACTGACAAGTATGAAGCAATTTTGTTTAAAATATCTGGAATGATTCCTAAAACTGATACACTAAAAGATGAGGAATCAATTCAGTATGTAGAAAAATTAAACTTGCTGTGGAATTCCTTTAGTCATTTTTATGATGGTGTTTATTTATTAGAGACTCAATGGCATTTTTTTAGACTGCGCCCTCAAAATTTTCCCACAATACGCATTGCCGCTGGTGCGAAGATATTAAATGAGATTATCAATAATAATTTAGTGGCATCACTTGCGAGGAAAATAGAGGAGATAAGAAATCCCAAAGTATTGATTAATTCCTTACGGTCAATGTTTATTCTTAAATCAGCAGGTTACTGGCGTAATCATTATATTTTTGGTCGGAAGACTAATGCTGAAATTAAATATCTGGTTGGTGCATCAAGAGCAGATGAGATTATTATAAATGTTATCTTTCCATATTTTGCAATTTATTTTGAAATTTTTGGTAATGCACAAGCCACCAAAAAAATATTTAAGTTGTATGATTTATATATACAAAATTCTGATAATAATTTAGTATTGGAGATGGGGCAATCTCTGAAATTGCAAGATGACACAAAAAGAACAATAATTTCTCAAGGCATGATAGAATTGTTTAGGAACTATTGCTCCAAAAACAAGTGTTTAGAATGCGACATTGGTAAAATAGTATTTAATTAGAACTGCTCGAAAGTTTATTAATTTCATCTCTAATTTTAGCTGCTCTTTCATAGTCCTCTTTTTCTATTGCATCTCTTAGCTGGTCCTGAAGTTGAGCTAATTTAGTTTCAGGATGCGACTTTATGGATTCCTTGCCGCTCGAAGGTTTCTCAAGGTCTGATTCATCTTCTTCCCTTTCTTCTTCACTTGAAGGGACGAATGAAGCAATTTTCATAACTTCTTCGGATACATACAAAGGTGCGCCAGCTCTTATGGCTAATGCTATTGCATCACTTGGGCGGGAGTCAATTTCATTAGTTAAAGAGGAGACCTCTAATTTAATTTTGGCAAAAAAAGTATTATCGCGCAGTTCATCGATAATTACTTCTGTAATTGTACCGCCTAAGTGGTCAATTATGTTTTTTAACAAATCATGAGTTAATGGTCGCGGTGGTTTAATACCTTCCATTTCGAGGGCAATAGATTGAGCTTCGAATGCACCAATGATTATTGGTAATCTTCTTGTACCATAAATTTCTTTAAGAAGTAAGGCATAAGCGCCCCCTGTAGAGGCGCTAGCCGAAAGACCTAATATTTCCACTTGTACTTTATTCAATTTTACCCCTTCACTTTTTTTAGTTCTTCAATTAATGCTGGTACTACATCAAAAACATCACCTACGATACCGTAATCTGCAACTTGGAAGATTGGAGCATCTTTGTCTTTATTTATAGCAACAATATATTTCGAAGAACGCATACCTGCAAGGTGCTGAATTGCACCTGAAATTCCAAGTGCAATATAGAGGGATGGTGAAACTGTCTTGCCTGTTTGACCAACTTGTTCGCTGTGTGGTCTCCAGCCTGCATCTACTACTGCTCGCGAAGCTCCGGTTGCGGCGCCAAGAACTGCAGCAAGATCTTCTACCATTTTAAAATTCTCTGGAGCTTTCAATCCTCTTCCGCCGGAAACAATTATATCGGCTTCTGCTACGTCAAGCTTTCCCTCAGCTTTTTTAAGTTCTATCACTCTATCGGCTAAATTTGGATTATCTACATTAATCTGTATAACCTCAGCATTATTATTGCTCGGCGTGCCAGCAGCAAAAACATTGGGTCTTAAGGTGAATATTTTTTTATCACTTGTAATCTTTATGTCTATTAGTGATTTGCCGGCATAGACTGGTCGAGTTACTACAATTTCTTGATTATTATAGTTAAACTCCACACAATCCATTGCAATACCAGCCTCAGTTTTAACTGCAACGCGCGGTGCTAAATCTTTACCAAGCGCCGTATTTGCAAAAATTAAGATATCAAAATTATTTTCTGTAAAATGCTTCGCTGTAATATTCCGATATGCGGAAGCAGAATAATTCTCAAGTTCTTTGTTAATGTAGTGAGTGACTTTTTGTATGCCGTAATTGCCAATTTTTGGCAGGTCCTGAATTTCGTTGCCAATTGTAATTGCTTCTGCAATTCCATTTAATTTTTCGGCTAATGATGATGCTAATTTAGCTGCCTCAAAGGACGATTTTTTTATTTGTCCACTTCTTTGTTCTATAAAAGCTAAAATTTTATTTGCCATGATTTTGCTCCTTATATTACTTTTGCTTCTTCTTTTAGTAATCTAACTAATTCTGGTACTGCGCTAGCATCAGTACCAATTATTTTACCAGGCTGTTTTGGAGCTGGTTTTTTCATGGCTAAAATTTCTAATTTGTTGTTAGCTGCAACCGGCTGCTTTTCTTCAATATTCTTTTTCTTTGCCGCCATTATTCCTTTTAATGACGCATACCTTGGTTCGTTTAATCCTTTTTGTGCTGTAATAACAGCAGGAAGCGTTGTTTCTATCACTTCTTTACCGCCTTCAATTTCTCTCTCTGCAATAATTTTATTGCCCTCTATTTTTAAATCTACTACTACTGAGACACAGTTATAGCCAAGAATTTCCGCTGTCATTTGTCCTACTATAGAATTATCGTAATCAACAGACTGTTTACCCATAAAAACAAGTTCAGCATTTTGATTTTTAATTTCAGCTGCCAAAGCAGATGCAACAGAAAAAGAATCTCTGAAATTTTCATCTTTCAATAAAACTGCGTTGTCAATTCCCATCGCCAAAGATTTTCTTATGGTTTCTTTGGAAGCTTCGCCTCCAAGAGTAATAACCACCGTTTCACCACCCAATTTTTCTTTTACTTTCAACGCTTCTTCAATTGCAAATTCATCGTAAGGATTAATTACATAGGTTACACCATTTGGGTCAATAGATTTGCCATCGGGACCTATTACAATTTTAGTTGCGGTATCGGGCACATGACTTACACAAACAGCAATTTTCATTAGGCCTCCTTCTTTTCGTTATTAAGTGAAAAATGTTTAATAGTTCTAAGAAAACTCTATATATAATATACTAAAATTTATTTTTGTCCTTCAATTTCATAAATTAATAACCAACTAAAATTACAGTATTTATGAATGACCAATCGACAAACACAATGATTTTGCCCGAGATTGAAGAAGAAACTACTGTAACTACAGCTTACAAAGTAATCTTGTATAATGATGATTGGCACACCTTCGATGAGGTGATTGCTCAGCTAATTAAAGCAATAAATTGCAGCTACGAACAAGCAAGAGCATACACTTATGAAGTTCATGTAAAAGGTAAAGCGGTTGTTTATAATGGTGAATTAGCAGACTGCTTAAAGGTAAGTTCTATATTAGAAGAAATTGCTTTGCACACTCAAGTTGTAGCTTAATATTGAACAGATAATTCTGCATATATTTTTATATATTTCTTTTTAGTTTATTAACAAAAAAATAAGTGTATGCAAATAGGACTTGTTGGCTTGCAATCCTCAGGGAAAACAACTCTTTTTAACACACTTTCACAGGGAAGTCTAAAAACTCAAAGCAGCAGAGAAGAAGCCTTAATAGAAGTAGTTAAAGTACCCGACGAAAGATTGGACAAGTTAACCTCAATCTTTAATCCAAAGAAAAAAGTTAACGCTACTATTGAAGTGTTTGATTTTCCTGGACTTAAAATGTCCGATGACAATAAAGTTAAAATTACAAATCAATTCATGAATAGTGTACGTAATAACGACGCATTATTTTATATTATTCGGCAGTTTAAAGACGATGCAGTGCCGCATCCAATGACGACAATTGATCCAGTTAGGGATATAGAATTTTTAGAAACTGAATTTCTGTTTTCTGATCTTTCATTTCTTGAAAATCGAATTGAGAAATTGAAGAAAGAGGTGCTTAAATCTAAAGACGAAAAAATAAAAAGGGAACTACCTTTAATTGAAAAATGTTTTGCACATGCAGAAAAAGAGCTGCCCTTAAGAACCTTAGCCTTAGATGAAAACGAATTAAAACTTCTTTCAGGTTATCAATTGCTAACACTAAAACCTCTCGCAGTTGCAATCAATTTTGATGAAAATTCTATAAACAAGGTTGATGATGTTTTGAGAGAAATAAAAAACAAACTCCCCAAACTAAATGTGCCTGTAATCCCATTCTTTGCTAAGATTGAGTTTGAAATGTCTGCACTCGATGATAAAGACAGACTTTCATTTATGGCTGGCTATGGAATTAAAGAATCGGCGTTAAACAAAATTTTAAAAACCTCATACGAAATATTAGGGTTGCAATCTTTCTTTACTGTTGGTGAAGATGAATGTCGTGCTTGGACAATTAAGAAGAATTTTACTGCACAGCAGGCGGCAGGTGTAATTCATACAGATTTTTATAATAAATTTATTCGTGCTGAAGTTGTTCATTACGAAGATTTTATAAAATATGGGTCTTTTAATAAATGTAAAGAGGCTGGTGTTTGGAGACTTGAAGGCAAGGAGTATATTGTTAAAGATGGGGATATTCTAAATATTCGTCATAATTAAACAGGAGCTTATAATGTCACAAAAAGCAATTGAAGGGTTAAATCCCACAATCCTTTGGCAAAGGTTTTACGAAATATCACAAATACCAAGACCATCAAAACATGAAGAAAAAATTGTGGACTATCTTAAAAAATTTGCTAAAAAGCATAACTTGCAATTAAAAGTCGACACGACTAATAATGTTGTAATAAAAATCCCTGCTTCTAAAGGATATGAAAATAAACCGACTGTTGTTCTACAAGCTCATGTTGACATGGTTTGTGAAAAAAATAAAGGAACGAATCATGATTTTGAAAATGAACAGCTGAAGTTGATAAGAGAAGGAGAGTGGATAAAAGCAGATGGAACTACTTTAGGCGCAGATAACGGTATAGGTGTTGCTGCGGCTTTATCCATTGCAACTGATAACTCTCTTGAACATGGCCCAATCGAATTATTATTTACTGTTGACGAAGAAACTGGTTTAACTGGTGCTAATAACTTAAAACCCAATTTTATTGATGGTAAAATGTTGCTAAACCTTGATTCTGAAGAGGATGGGGTTTTTTATGTGGGTTGCGCCGGCGGGGTTGATACAGTTGGTACTTATAAAATAGAATTTGAGGACCCCTACAAAGATTTTATTCCTTATGAAATATTATTAACCGGCTTAAAAGGGGGACATTCAGGGCTAAACATTGCTGATGGGAGAGCGAATGCTATTAAACTTATGGCAAGGTTTTTATCAGAAATAAATGGATTTCAATTTCAAATTGCGTCATTTACAGGAGGTTCTAAACGAAATGCAATCCCTCGCGAAAGTGAAGTGGTAATTTTAATAGAACCTAAAAGTGAAACACTATTAAAAGAGGATGCGAAAAAATTTGTTCAGGAAGCGCTCTACGAATATGAAGTAAATGACAGCTTGCTCGCAATAAAAATAGAAAAAAGAAACGAAAATGTTGGCAAGGTTTTTTCTAAAGGTTTCTTTGAGAAAATATT
This genomic interval from Melioribacteraceae bacterium 4301-Me contains the following:
- the pyrF gene encoding orotidine-5'-phosphate decarboxylase gives rise to the protein MNALQKLNNKLKNNLFICVGLDTDIKRIPSHLLNKSEPILEFNRIIIENTYNYASAYKINFAFYEKFGSKGFQYISQTKKMIPSDTLVIADAKRGDIGNTAKMYAQSIYDELNFDAVTLNPYMGYDSVQPFLEYTEKLNFILALTSNKSAADFEKLKLADGSFLYQQVINKIKEWNKKGNCGIVYGATNKDDLVNDILLFDDLPVLLPGIGAQGGNLEDVVRLFITNNKRNFIVNISRALIYLDDSSEFGDKINRYMTYLNEKILQITNEN
- a CDS encoding DUF2851 family protein, with the translated sequence MHPSIKLYEKQLYEIWENQSYTKSLHTVSGEEVHVLDVGVRNEDISGPDYRNARIRIGNLTFVGDIEIDRDYADWKVHGHNIDAKYTKVILHATLSNKNKHPYVYSRDGRKIPTVCMAEFLPEDVVEKILASTKENSNKNSQELKCQHINEIISKEEKEKFLSKLGMERFNKKCKRIYNRLKELTFIHELKIKEPVISYELTPKFYQRNFNHNDFTNKEIWQQLLYELIFEALGYSKNKSVMMQLAQHTKIDYLTKIEQDGLLTDKYEAILFKISGMIPKTDTLKDEESIQYVEKLNLLWNSFSHFYDGVYLLETQWHFFRLRPQNFPTIRIAAGAKILNEIINNNLVASLARKIEEIRNPKVLINSLRSMFILKSAGYWRNHYIFGRKTNAEIKYLVGASRADEIIINVIFPYFAIYFEIFGNAQATKKIFKLYDLYIQNSDNNLVLEMGQSLKLQDDTKRTIISQGMIELFRNYCSKNKCLECDIGKIVFN
- a CDS encoding bifunctional nuclease domain-containing protein — protein: MNKVQVEILGLSASASTGGAYALLLKEIYGTRRLPIIIGAFEAQSIALEMEGIKPPRPLTHDLLKNIIDHLGGTITEVIIDELRDNTFFAKIKLEVSSLTNEIDSRPSDAIALAIRAGAPLYVSEEVMKIASFVPSSEEEREEDESDLEKPSSGKESIKSHPETKLAQLQDQLRDAIEKEDYERAAKIRDEINKLSSSSN
- a CDS encoding electron transfer flavoprotein subunit alpha/FixB family protein, translating into MANKILAFIEQRSGQIKKSSFEAAKLASSLAEKLNGIAEAITIGNEIQDLPKIGNYGIQKVTHYINKELENYSASAYRNITAKHFTENNFDILIFANTALGKDLAPRVAVKTEAGIAMDCVEFNYNNQEIVVTRPVYAGKSLIDIKITSDKKIFTLRPNVFAAGTPSNNNAEVIQINVDNPNLADRVIELKKAEGKLDVAEADIIVSGGRGLKAPENFKMVEDLAAVLGAATGASRAVVDAGWRPHSEQVGQTGKTVSPSLYIALGISGAIQHLAGMRSSKYIVAINKDKDAPIFQVADYGIVGDVFDVVPALIEELKKVKG
- a CDS encoding electron transfer flavoprotein beta subunit/FixA family protein; translation: MKIAVCVSHVPDTATKIVIGPDGKSIDPNGVTYVINPYDEFAIEEALKVKEKLGGETVVITLGGEASKETIRKSLAMGIDNAVLLKDENFRDSFSVASALAAEIKNQNAELVFMGKQSVDYDNSIVGQMTAEILGYNCVSVVVDLKIEGNKIIAEREIEGGKEVIETTLPAVITAQKGLNEPRYASLKGIMAAKKKNIEEKQPVAANNKLEILAMKKPAPKQPGKIIGTDASAVPELVRLLKEEAKVI
- a CDS encoding ATP-dependent Clp protease adaptor ClpS, coding for MNDQSTNTMILPEIEEETTVTTAYKVILYNDDWHTFDEVIAQLIKAINCSYEQARAYTYEVHVKGKAVVYNGELADCLKVSSILEEIALHTQVVA
- the ychF gene encoding redox-regulated ATPase YchF encodes the protein MQIGLVGLQSSGKTTLFNTLSQGSLKTQSSREEALIEVVKVPDERLDKLTSIFNPKKKVNATIEVFDFPGLKMSDDNKVKITNQFMNSVRNNDALFYIIRQFKDDAVPHPMTTIDPVRDIEFLETEFLFSDLSFLENRIEKLKKEVLKSKDEKIKRELPLIEKCFAHAEKELPLRTLALDENELKLLSGYQLLTLKPLAVAINFDENSINKVDDVLREIKNKLPKLNVPVIPFFAKIEFEMSALDDKDRLSFMAGYGIKESALNKILKTSYEILGLQSFFTVGEDECRAWTIKKNFTAQQAAGVIHTDFYNKFIRAEVVHYEDFIKYGSFNKCKEAGVWRLEGKEYIVKDGDILNIRHN
- a CDS encoding aminoacyl-histidine dipeptidase, giving the protein MSQKAIEGLNPTILWQRFYEISQIPRPSKHEEKIVDYLKKFAKKHNLQLKVDTTNNVVIKIPASKGYENKPTVVLQAHVDMVCEKNKGTNHDFENEQLKLIREGEWIKADGTTLGADNGIGVAAALSIATDNSLEHGPIELLFTVDEETGLTGANNLKPNFIDGKMLLNLDSEEDGVFYVGCAGGVDTVGTYKIEFEDPYKDFIPYEILLTGLKGGHSGLNIADGRANAIKLMARFLSEINGFQFQIASFTGGSKRNAIPRESEVVILIEPKSETLLKEDAKKFVQEALYEYEVNDSLLAIKIEKRNENVGKVFSKGFFEKILNVLLALPHGVISMSPHIKGLVETSTNLATITIENDLLKIGTSQRSSIESAKEAVCRSVKAVFELSGAQIEVGDGYPGWKPNMDSKVLRLAKEVYRQKFNKEAEIKAIHAGLECGILGDKYPGLDMISFGPTIIGAHSPDEKVNIRDVEKFYNLLKAILIKIASAN